The DNA sequence GCAGCCCGGCGACCTCGTGGTCACCGTCACCCCCGACGAGGTCCACGTCGGTACGGTCCAGGGCCCGGCTACGTACGACCCCTCGGACGGCCTCGACAACGCCCGCCGCCGACGCGTGAGTTGGGCGACCGCCGGGCGGCCCCTCAACCGCGCGGAGCTGCCCGGGACGGTGCAGGCGCGCCTCCCGCTGCCGCCGACGGTGTACGACATCAGCAGCGTGGCCGCCGAGTTGGCGGAACGCGCGGGTCTGGAGGACGTCGTGGCCGAGGAACTCGTCGACGTCGACGTCACCAAGCCGCTCGAACTGCCCCCCGTCACCGAGGAACTCGCGACACGGCTGCTGATGCCGCTCGACTGGCTGCGGGAGACGGCCGAACAGCTCCACGACCAGGGCCAGCTCGTCCTGCACGGCCCGCCCGGCACCGGCAAGACCTACCTCGCCCGCGCCCTCGCCCGGCACCTGGCCGGCCCCGACCGGGTGGAACTCGTGCAGTTCCACCCCTCCTACACCTACGAGGACTTCTTCGAGGGGTTCCGGCCCGTGCGGGGCGAGGACGGCTCGGTGGTGTTCGACGTCCTGCCGGGGCCGTTCAGGCTGCTCGCCGAGCGTGCCGCCAAGGACCCGGCGAACCCGTACATCCTGATCATCGACGAGATCAACCGGGCCAACCTGGCCAAGGTCTTCGGCGAGCTGTACTTCCTGCTGGAGTACCGCGAGGAGCCGGTCACCACCCAGTACAGCCCGCACGACCCCTTCCACCTGCCGGGCAACCTCTTCCTGATCGGCACGATGAACACCGCCGACCGCTCGATCGCACTCGTCGACGCGGCCATGCGGCGCCGCTTCGCCTTCCGCCGGCTCTCCCCCGAACAGCCCCCGGTCCACGGCCTCCTGGACCGCTGGCTGCGCGACCGCGGCCTCCCCGGCACCCCCGCCCGGCTGCTGGACGAACTCAACGCGCGACTGGGCGACGCCGACCGCGCCATCGGACCGTCGTACCTGATGAGACGGGGCGTGGAGCGGCCCGAGGTGCTGGACCTCGTCTGGCGCACCCAGATCCTGCCCCTGCTGGAGGACCAGCTGTACGGCACGGGAGTCGACGTGGAGAAGGAGTACGGCCTCGACTCCCTGCGCACGGCGCTCGACTCGTGACCCA is a window from the Streptomyces sp. NBC_00299 genome containing:
- a CDS encoding AAA family ATPase, with protein sequence MAGRPESAAGVVAAVQQIFRGGLLSGRSAIARDLESWTAATASDLRARFVDQPDSSSDTFLVKLRRQLDGAPAATIALAAELLFVNMAPLVPEQIGIRKKLQILDEVLSWADLDATAIDVDLETSLTGFLHGGQGFLNYRWAQFQILVLLVERIAARPLPEREALLNDPWALRDECLDVQRSVGHKKGRAQIHVLLYTLFPATFQPIASAYHKQEIVKAFADELPQPSGDDDRDLLELRRTLEEQTGEHVDFYDEPWVRRWRAGTVEHEQRGWLVRGYNVDGRNFIPAWIEHGYCSVSWREVPEIPAGSTKQEVQRAVADAMPEASTQMRGQAAYQLHVFLTVMQPGDLVVTVTPDEVHVGTVQGPATYDPSDGLDNARRRRVSWATAGRPLNRAELPGTVQARLPLPPTVYDISSVAAELAERAGLEDVVAEELVDVDVTKPLELPPVTEELATRLLMPLDWLRETAEQLHDQGQLVLHGPPGTGKTYLARALARHLAGPDRVELVQFHPSYTYEDFFEGFRPVRGEDGSVVFDVLPGPFRLLAERAAKDPANPYILIIDEINRANLAKVFGELYFLLEYREEPVTTQYSPHDPFHLPGNLFLIGTMNTADRSIALVDAAMRRRFAFRRLSPEQPPVHGLLDRWLRDRGLPGTPARLLDELNARLGDADRAIGPSYLMRRGVERPEVLDLVWRTQILPLLEDQLYGTGVDVEKEYGLDSLRTALDS